One Hydrogenophaga crassostreae genomic region harbors:
- the phnE gene encoding phosphonate ABC transporter, permease protein PhnE, translating into MPVNQPTAARKAPPLPPPIWDARCRACWFTVLLLAFVAASFWSLDLQWGQFLSWQAAKDMSRFLGEFFPPETSADFLWKVTIGAWETLAMSALGTVLAAMGGLALALPASRLVAGDTAWARGPTRLLLNALRSIPELVWAALLLISAGLGPFAGTLALALHTTGVLGRLFAEAVENAPTGPGDALRAQGVGQGRVFLYATLPQILPQLMSYTLYRWENNIRAAAVLGVVGAGGLGQLLAFHMGLFQMGKTATILGAMLILVGIVDATSHLSRRLLSR; encoded by the coding sequence ATGCCTGTGAACCAGCCAACCGCGGCCCGAAAAGCCCCGCCCCTGCCACCTCCCATCTGGGATGCACGCTGCAGAGCCTGCTGGTTCACGGTGCTCTTGCTGGCGTTTGTGGCAGCCAGCTTCTGGTCGCTGGATTTGCAGTGGGGTCAGTTTTTGTCGTGGCAAGCAGCGAAAGACATGTCGCGCTTTCTGGGTGAGTTTTTCCCGCCCGAGACCTCTGCCGACTTCCTCTGGAAGGTGACCATCGGTGCATGGGAAACCCTCGCGATGTCGGCACTGGGCACGGTGCTGGCTGCGATGGGTGGTCTGGCGCTGGCCTTGCCTGCAAGCCGGCTGGTGGCGGGTGACACAGCCTGGGCCCGCGGCCCGACCCGCTTGCTTCTCAACGCCTTGCGCTCGATTCCCGAGCTGGTGTGGGCTGCGCTGCTGTTGATCTCGGCCGGACTCGGCCCTTTCGCCGGCACGCTGGCGCTGGCGCTGCACACCACCGGGGTGCTCGGCCGGCTGTTCGCCGAGGCGGTGGAAAACGCACCCACCGGACCGGGCGATGCCTTGCGCGCACAGGGCGTGGGCCAGGGCCGCGTATTTCTCTACGCCACGCTGCCGCAGATCTTGCCGCAACTCATGAGTTACACACTCTACCGCTGGGAAAACAACATCCGGGCGGCGGCCGTCCTGGGGGTGGTCGGTGCGGGCGGATTGGGCCAGTTGCTGGCCTTTCACATGGGTCTGTTCCAGATGGGCAAAACCGCCACCATCCTCGGCGCCATGCTCATCCTCGTGGGCATCGTTGATGCGACAAGCCATCTGTCGCGTCGGCTGCTCAGCCGCTAA
- a CDS encoding DMT family transporter — protein MPLLTISQAWFVLAIAILMEVGGTTCMRLAEGFTRLTPSLMMVVFYAFSFALNTMVIRVLGLSVTYGVWSGAGTVLTAAIGIFYFREPATAIKMVSIGLIVIGVMGLHSASRVGT, from the coding sequence ATGCCGTTGTTGACCATTTCTCAAGCTTGGTTCGTTCTGGCCATCGCCATCCTGATGGAGGTCGGCGGCACCACCTGCATGCGGCTGGCCGAAGGGTTCACGCGCCTGACACCCTCTTTGATGATGGTGGTGTTCTACGCTTTCTCTTTTGCGCTCAACACCATGGTGATTCGCGTCCTGGGTCTGAGCGTGACCTACGGCGTGTGGTCGGGAGCGGGCACGGTTCTCACCGCCGCGATCGGCATCTTCTATTTCAGGGAACCCGCCACCGCCATCAAGATGGTGAGCATCGGGCTCATCGTGATCGGCGTGATGGGCCTGCACTCGGCTTCCCGTGTCGGCACCTGA
- a CDS encoding class I SAM-dependent methyltransferase encodes MNPNQISIERYRDKAAGYDASAEFTMPLRRRTIALLHLRAGETVIDVGAGTGLSYALLRDGVGDTGQVWGFEQSPEMFAVGEQRVQREHWPNVLHLQAPAETVNLPGMADAVLFNYTHDICRTPAAVANILRQVKPGARVAMAGIKFFPWWTGPLNILAWLKNRPYNAKAADLWEPWSHVAAACSDFQWHSTQWGMGYVASGIKRGDPP; translated from the coding sequence ATGAACCCCAACCAGATTTCCATCGAACGCTACCGCGACAAAGCCGCCGGCTACGACGCTTCGGCCGAGTTCACCATGCCACTGCGGCGGCGCACGATCGCCCTGCTGCATCTGCGTGCCGGGGAAACCGTGATCGATGTGGGTGCTGGCACAGGATTGAGTTATGCCCTGTTGCGCGATGGCGTGGGCGACACGGGACAGGTGTGGGGTTTCGAGCAAAGCCCCGAGATGTTTGCCGTGGGCGAGCAACGTGTTCAACGTGAGCATTGGCCCAACGTCTTGCACCTGCAAGCCCCGGCTGAAACGGTGAATCTGCCCGGCATGGCCGATGCCGTGCTCTTCAATTACACCCACGACATTTGCCGCACACCTGCCGCCGTGGCCAACATCCTGAGACAGGTCAAACCCGGCGCACGCGTGGCCATGGCCGGCATCAAGTTCTTCCCCTGGTGGACCGGGCCGCTGAACATCCTGGCCTGGCTGAAAAACCGCCCCTACAACGCCAAAGCCGCCGATCTGTGGGAACCCTGGAGCCATGTCGCGGCGGCTTGCAGCGATTTCCAATGGCACAGTACCCAATGGGGCATGGGCTACGTCGCCAGTGGTATCAAACGGGGAGACCCGCCATAA
- a CDS encoding SufD family Fe-S cluster assembly protein, with the protein MDHARADMLAARDRLAHFGWIPRHAEAFRHQPPPPAAAWLGEETENAKAGCDAHPLTGAGWTLHPLGETPQGRIDAHWLDASDPTQRKELFADLPLPMYPGGAVALSDIDARDAAPFAWAHRALCRRGLRLNIGGAEPAGRATPETVWVQLRHQPRSAVEAPMLVIEVQAGVHCVLVETHDREAVACGQAVVQNLRAHIRLGAGATLQHLRCVMPGSDDRIAHHLHVQLADGARYEQGLIANGGQYHLQRQVVELKGERAVASTAGLLLAAGSSLEQQVRLQHTGERTRSSVEALALASGAARAVVNAHTRIAPGAADADVRQRLSGVPTGGQPRLILRPHLEIHHDQVQAAHGATWGALPEDALFYARQRGLDERSARGLIIEGMAHALFMRAFDDVRLIETLDLAGLLRQAVARHLADGSTMPSTTRETQHG; encoded by the coding sequence ATGGACCACGCACGCGCCGACATGCTGGCCGCCCGCGACCGGTTGGCCCACTTTGGCTGGATCCCGCGCCACGCTGAGGCGTTCCGCCACCAGCCACCACCGCCCGCCGCCGCCTGGCTGGGCGAAGAAACCGAAAACGCCAAAGCAGGCTGCGACGCGCACCCGCTGACCGGCGCCGGCTGGACGCTGCACCCACTGGGTGAAACACCGCAAGGCCGCATCGACGCCCACTGGCTCGATGCATCCGACCCGACCCAGCGCAAGGAGCTGTTTGCCGACCTGCCTTTGCCGATGTACCCCGGTGGTGCGGTTGCCTTGAGCGACATCGACGCGCGCGATGCCGCGCCCTTTGCCTGGGCGCACCGCGCACTGTGCCGCCGTGGTTTGCGCTTGAACATCGGCGGCGCGGAGCCTGCGGGTCGCGCCACGCCCGAGACCGTTTGGGTGCAACTGAGGCACCAACCACGCAGCGCAGTCGAAGCGCCGATGCTGGTGATCGAGGTGCAGGCCGGCGTGCATTGCGTGCTGGTCGAGACGCATGACCGCGAGGCGGTGGCCTGCGGGCAGGCGGTGGTGCAAAACCTGCGTGCCCACATCAGGCTGGGTGCGGGCGCCACCCTGCAACACCTGCGCTGCGTGATGCCCGGCTCGGACGACCGCATTGCCCACCACCTCCATGTGCAACTGGCCGATGGCGCGCGCTACGAACAAGGCCTGATCGCCAATGGCGGCCAGTACCACCTGCAGCGCCAGGTGGTTGAACTCAAGGGTGAACGTGCGGTCGCCAGCACGGCAGGGCTGCTGCTCGCCGCCGGGTCCAGCCTCGAACAACAGGTGCGACTGCAACACACCGGCGAGCGCACCCGCAGCAGCGTCGAAGCGCTGGCGCTGGCCAGTGGCGCGGCGCGGGCGGTGGTCAACGCCCATACCCGCATCGCACCGGGAGCCGCCGACGCCGATGTGCGACAGCGGCTCAGCGGCGTGCCCACCGGTGGTCAGCCCAGGCTGATCCTGCGTCCGCACCTGGAAATCCACCACGATCAAGTGCAGGCGGCCCACGGCGCCACCTGGGGCGCCTTGCCCGAAGACGCCTTGTTCTACGCCCGACAACGGGGTCTGGATGAGCGCAGCGCACGCGGACTGATCATCGAGGGCATGGCCCATGCCCTGTTCATGCGTGCCTTCGATGACGTTCGTCTGATCGAGACACTGGACCTGGCTGGCCTGTTGCGCCAGGCGGTGGCCCGGCACCTGGCCGATGGCAGCACCATGCCCAGCACCACGCGGGAGACCCAACATGGGTGA
- the sufU gene encoding Fe-S cluster assembly sulfur transfer protein SufU yields the protein MNTETAAELDLYQEVVMDHKRAPRHFGTLPAPTHQARGQNPQCGDDLQVAMVMDHGKVKDIRFSGQGCAICIASASMMTEAVLGQDAALAQQLHARFRAVLTGQMEPEGAHLGKLVSLAGVRRYPGRIKCALLGWHALMHALGTEGDTSNATPEAAS from the coding sequence ATGAACACAGAAACCGCAGCCGAACTGGACCTCTACCAGGAGGTTGTGATGGACCACAAGCGCGCGCCGCGCCATTTCGGCACGCTGCCCGCGCCGACCCACCAGGCACGGGGGCAAAACCCGCAGTGTGGTGACGACCTTCAAGTGGCCATGGTGATGGACCACGGCAAGGTAAAAGATATCCGCTTCAGCGGCCAGGGCTGCGCGATCTGCATTGCGTCCGCATCGATGATGACCGAGGCGGTGCTGGGTCAGGACGCCGCGCTGGCGCAGCAACTGCATGCGCGTTTTCGCGCCGTGCTCACCGGGCAGATGGAGCCGGAAGGCGCCCACCTGGGCAAGCTGGTCAGCCTGGCCGGCGTACGCCGTTACCCGGGCCGCATCAAGTGCGCCCTGCTGGGTTGGCACGCCCTGATGCACGCCCTGGGCACCGAAGGCGATACCTCCAACGCCACGCCGGAGGCCGCGTCATGA
- a CDS encoding group III truncated hemoglobin → MHSDLQTTPPANLNRDSITRLVTRFYRDVRADNLLGPTFEGVLAGRWDAHLPRMVAFWSTVMLGTHSYKGNVYAKHMVVPGVTPEHFTRWITLWRQHTSAAFDAASAGRFQHVAMGMASQLYRGHFGQPLNPHHTDTGAQP, encoded by the coding sequence ATGCACAGCGACCTCCAGACAACCCCACCCGCCAACCTGAACCGGGATTCGATCACCCGGCTGGTGACGCGTTTCTACCGCGACGTGCGGGCCGACAACCTGCTTGGCCCCACCTTTGAGGGCGTTCTCGCGGGCCGGTGGGATGCGCATCTGCCTCGAATGGTTGCGTTCTGGAGCACCGTCATGCTGGGCACGCACAGCTACAAAGGCAACGTCTATGCCAAACACATGGTGGTGCCAGGCGTCACGCCCGAACATTTCACGCGCTGGATCACTTTGTGGCGCCAGCACACCAGCGCGGCTTTTGATGCCGCCAGCGCTGGCCGATTCCAGCATGTGGCCATGGGCATGGCCAGTCAGTTGTACCGAGGCCATTTTGGCCAGCCCTTGAATCCGCACCACACCGACACAGGAGCCCAGCCATGA
- the sufT gene encoding putative Fe-S cluster assembly protein SufT, with amino-acid sequence MSAPRERVMVTREVRVTLVPDGSPAELPPGTLAQITQALGASFTLLVEGQLMRLAGVDADAIGKPVPLAPVLPADVSPESLRGLVWQTLKTCYDPEIPVDIVELGLVYICDVLPMEGGEFRIVIKMTLTAPGCGMGEMLVEEIHEKLLALPRVGEVDVEFVFDPPWDKSRMSDAALLTLGL; translated from the coding sequence ATGAGCGCGCCGCGCGAACGCGTGATGGTCACGCGCGAGGTGCGCGTCACCCTTGTGCCCGATGGCAGCCCTGCGGAGCTGCCGCCGGGTACGCTGGCGCAGATCACGCAGGCGCTGGGTGCGTCGTTCACCTTGCTGGTCGAGGGCCAGCTGATGCGCCTGGCCGGTGTCGACGCCGATGCCATCGGCAAGCCGGTGCCGCTTGCGCCGGTGTTGCCCGCCGACGTCAGCCCGGAGAGCCTGCGGGGCCTGGTCTGGCAAACGCTCAAAACCTGCTACGACCCGGAAATTCCGGTGGATATCGTTGAACTCGGCCTGGTCTACATCTGCGACGTGCTGCCGATGGAAGGCGGTGAATTCCGGATCGTGATCAAGATGACCTTGACGGCGCCCGGTTGTGGCATGGGCGAAATGCTGGTGGAGGAGATTCATGAGAAGCTGTTGGCCCTGCCCCGCGTGGGTGAGGTGGATGTCGAGTTCGTGTTCGATCCACCCTGGGACAAATCCCGCATGTCCGATGCAGCCCTGTTGACGCTCGGCCTGTGA
- the sufB gene encoding Fe-S cluster assembly protein SufB, with the protein MTTLEQAPPLAQALQQSYRHGFVTEVENDSLPPGLDADTVRAISRRKREPEFLLKWRLAAFERWQAMAHPNWGQLGIEPVDFQALSYYSAPKSQKDGPKSLAEVDPKLLETYEKLGVPLHERARLAGVSNVAVDAVFDSVSVGTTFREQLAKVGVIFCSFSHAVQNHPELIERYLGSVVPQGDNFYAALNSAVFSDGSFVYIPKGVRCPMELSSYFRINAANTGQFERTLIIAEEGSHVSYLEGCTAPQRDEHQLHAAVVELIAHDDAHIKYSTVQNWYPGDEQGRGGIYNFVTKRGLCAGQRSHIAWTQIETGSAITWKYPSVVLRGDDSNGEFHSIAVSNHFQQADTGTKMIHLGRNTKSRIVSKGISAGHAQNSYRGLVRIAPTATGAHNHTQCDSLLIGPDCGAHTFPYIDAARDDAMVEHEATTTRISEERLFYCQQRGIAPEQATALIVGGFCQAVLDELPMEFALEAKALLAVSLEGAVG; encoded by the coding sequence ATGACCACACTCGAACAAGCGCCGCCGCTGGCCCAGGCGCTGCAACAGTCTTACCGCCACGGTTTTGTGACCGAGGTCGAAAACGATTCTTTGCCGCCCGGGCTCGACGCCGACACCGTTCGAGCCATCTCGCGGCGCAAGCGTGAGCCCGAATTCTTGCTGAAGTGGCGCCTGGCCGCTTTCGAACGCTGGCAGGCGATGGCGCACCCCAACTGGGGCCAGCTGGGCATAGAGCCGGTGGACTTCCAGGCCCTGAGCTACTACTCGGCGCCCAAGTCGCAAAAAGACGGCCCCAAGAGTCTGGCCGAGGTCGATCCCAAGCTGCTGGAAACCTACGAAAAACTCGGTGTGCCGTTGCATGAGCGGGCCCGTCTGGCCGGGGTGAGCAACGTGGCGGTCGACGCGGTGTTCGATTCGGTCTCGGTCGGAACAACCTTCCGTGAGCAACTGGCCAAGGTTGGCGTCATCTTCTGCTCGTTCTCCCACGCGGTGCAGAACCACCCGGAACTGATCGAGCGCTATCTCGGTTCGGTGGTGCCACAGGGCGACAATTTTTACGCCGCGCTCAACTCGGCGGTGTTTTCCGATGGCTCTTTTGTCTACATCCCCAAAGGTGTGCGTTGCCCGATGGAGCTGTCTTCGTATTTCCGCATCAACGCGGCCAACACCGGCCAGTTCGAACGCACGCTGATCATTGCCGAAGAAGGCAGCCACGTAAGCTATCTCGAAGGCTGTACCGCTCCGCAGCGCGATGAACACCAGCTGCACGCGGCGGTGGTCGAGCTGATCGCCCACGACGACGCCCACATCAAATACTCGACGGTGCAAAACTGGTATCCCGGCGATGAACAGGGGCGCGGTGGCATCTACAACTTCGTCACCAAGCGCGGCCTGTGCGCGGGACAGCGCTCACACATCGCCTGGACCCAGATCGAAACCGGCTCGGCCATCACCTGGAAGTACCCCAGTGTGGTGCTGCGCGGCGACGATTCCAACGGCGAGTTCCATTCGATTGCGGTCAGCAACCACTTTCAGCAAGCCGACACCGGTACCAAGATGATCCATCTGGGCCGCAACACCAAGAGCCGCATTGTCTCCAAAGGCATCAGTGCCGGCCACGCCCAGAACAGCTACCGCGGCCTGGTGCGCATCGCCCCAACAGCGACCGGCGCCCACAACCACACCCAGTGCGACTCGCTATTGATCGGCCCCGACTGCGGCGCCCACACCTTCCCCTACATCGACGCCGCGCGCGACGACGCCATGGTGGAACACGAGGCCACCACCACCCGCATTTCCGAAGAACGCCTGTTCTATTGCCAACAGCGTGGCATTGCCCCCGAACAAGCCACGGCGCTCATTGTGGGCGGTTTCTGCCAGGCGGTGCTCGACGAGTTGCCGATGGAGTTCGCGCTCGAAGCCAAAGCCCTGCTGGCGGTGTCACTCGAAGGCGCTGTCGGCTGA
- a CDS encoding aminotransferase class V-fold PLP-dependent enzyme, whose protein sequence is MGDTFLTDPGSLEALRAQFPALAQRIHGAPLAYLDNAATTQMALPVQGAMRAFEQNDRSNIHRGVHTLSQRATDAFERARIELKRFVGAGPKHELVFTSGTTDALNMVAHGLSTPGIQPAWLQAGDEIVVSGLEHHANLVPWQQVARRTGAVLRVLRPDAEGRLHVDDLKPLLNARTRVLALTACANATGERPPYEALLEIAADAGALTVLDAAQAVAHGVPDLSALACDFMVFSGHKMYGPMGTGVLAGCRAALERLEPLRYGGDMVAWVSATETSFTELPARLEGGTPNVAGAIGMAAAAAFIDQVGRARIDAHLGALREHAAVGLAALPGVTVLSLDSRASAIVSFAADGVHPHDIGTLLDQQGIAVRTGHHCAQPLQEHLGLGPTTRASFALYNTHAEVERLLAGVAHALKVLQ, encoded by the coding sequence ATGGGTGATACGTTTCTGACCGACCCCGGTTCGCTGGAGGCCTTGCGGGCCCAGTTTCCGGCGCTCGCGCAGCGCATTCACGGTGCGCCACTGGCCTACCTCGACAACGCCGCCACCACCCAGATGGCCTTGCCGGTACAAGGCGCGATGCGCGCCTTCGAGCAGAACGACCGGTCCAACATCCACCGGGGGGTGCACACGCTCAGCCAGCGCGCCACCGACGCTTTCGAACGCGCGCGCATCGAGCTAAAGCGCTTTGTCGGCGCCGGACCGAAGCACGAACTGGTGTTCACCTCGGGCACCACCGATGCGCTGAACATGGTGGCCCACGGGCTTTCCACGCCAGGCATTCAGCCCGCCTGGCTGCAAGCCGGCGATGAGATCGTCGTCAGCGGGCTGGAACACCACGCCAACCTCGTGCCCTGGCAACAGGTGGCGCGGCGCACCGGGGCGGTATTGCGGGTACTGCGGCCCGATGCCGAGGGTCGGTTGCACGTCGACGATCTCAAGCCACTTCTGAATGCCCGCACCCGCGTGCTGGCGCTCACCGCCTGCGCCAACGCCACCGGTGAGCGTCCGCCGTACGAGGCCTTGCTCGAAATCGCGGCAGACGCCGGGGCCCTGACCGTGCTCGATGCGGCCCAGGCCGTGGCCCACGGCGTGCCCGACCTGTCGGCGCTGGCCTGCGATTTCATGGTGTTCTCTGGCCACAAAATGTACGGACCCATGGGCACCGGCGTGCTGGCCGGATGCCGCGCCGCGCTGGAACGGCTGGAGCCCTTGCGCTACGGCGGGGACATGGTGGCCTGGGTCAGCGCCACCGAGACCAGCTTTACCGAGTTGCCAGCGCGCCTGGAGGGTGGCACACCCAACGTGGCGGGCGCGATTGGCATGGCGGCGGCCGCCGCTTTCATCGACCAGGTCGGACGGGCCCGCATCGACGCCCATCTCGGCGCGTTGCGCGAACACGCCGCGGTGGGCCTGGCCGCGCTGCCGGGCGTCACAGTGCTGTCTCTGGACAGCCGCGCTTCGGCCATCGTCTCGTTTGCCGCCGATGGTGTGCACCCGCACGACATCGGCACCTTGCTCGATCAACAAGGCATCGCGGTGCGCACCGGCCACCACTGCGCCCAGCCGCTGCAGGAACACCTGGGCCTGGGGCCGACCACCCGCGCCTCGTTTGCGCTTTACAACACCCATGCCGAGGTCGAGCGCCTGCTCGCCGGCGTGGCACATGCCTTGAAGGTGCTGCAATGA
- a CDS encoding glutathione S-transferase family protein codes for MNDVHTPSPALRLYGADISYFSAKVRAYLRWKGLPFEEVHANRDVYRHTIIPRIGFPVIPVVHTPEGAWLQDSTDIIDTLESQHPDPSIQPPGAVQQLVARLLELLGDEWLLLPAMHYRWHHNRDWAIQAFGALAMPEGSEAEQRSAGERSAGPFAQAAELLGAEPAMHAAVEQAYLGLLQELNTHFEQHPFALGAHASVADFGLYGPLYAHLYRDPASGAIMKQRAPAVVRWIERLSAAPVQPLAAFPATGQIPETLLPILARQMREQLPDLTETAHRFQAWLTLNPDEPVPRVIGKHAFRLEGQTGQRITRPYALWMLQRARETYLATRGDGRVAADQLLDQVGGDAFRRFEDPPPLRRDGMSVALVSA; via the coding sequence ATGAACGACGTGCACACGCCCTCCCCTGCCCTGCGCCTCTATGGCGCCGACATCAGCTATTTCAGCGCCAAGGTCCGCGCCTACCTGCGTTGGAAAGGTTTGCCTTTTGAAGAGGTGCATGCGAACCGCGATGTGTACCGCCACACCATCATTCCCCGCATTGGTTTCCCCGTGATACCCGTGGTGCACACGCCCGAAGGCGCCTGGCTGCAAGACAGCACCGACATCATCGACACGCTGGAAAGCCAACACCCCGATCCGTCGATCCAGCCGCCGGGTGCGGTGCAACAGCTGGTGGCGCGCCTGCTCGAACTGCTGGGCGACGAATGGTTGCTGCTGCCCGCCATGCACTACCGCTGGCACCACAACCGCGACTGGGCCATTCAGGCCTTTGGTGCGCTGGCGATGCCCGAGGGCAGCGAAGCCGAGCAACGCAGCGCCGGCGAGCGTTCCGCCGGGCCCTTTGCACAGGCCGCCGAATTGCTGGGCGCGGAACCCGCCATGCACGCAGCGGTTGAGCAGGCTTACCTCGGCTTGCTCCAGGAGTTGAACACCCACTTTGAGCAACACCCTTTCGCCCTGGGCGCGCACGCCTCGGTGGCCGACTTCGGGTTGTACGGGCCGCTGTACGCTCACCTCTACCGAGACCCCGCCAGCGGCGCCATCATGAAACAGCGCGCGCCAGCCGTGGTGCGCTGGATCGAGCGCCTGAGTGCGGCCCCCGTTCAACCGTTGGCCGCCTTCCCCGCCACTGGCCAGATCCCTGAAACCCTGCTGCCCATACTGGCCCGCCAGATGCGCGAACAACTGCCAGACCTGACTGAAACTGCTCACCGCTTTCAAGCCTGGCTGACCCTGAACCCCGACGAACCGGTGCCGCGTGTGATCGGCAAACATGCTTTCCGGTTGGAAGGCCAGACCGGCCAGCGCATCACCCGGCCCTATGCCCTCTGGATGCTGCAGCGTGCGCGTGAAACCTACCTCGCCACCCGCGGTGATGGCCGTGTGGCCGCTGACCAACTGCTGGATCAAGTGGGAGGTGACGCATTTCGCCGGTTTGAAGATCCGCCCCCCCTGCGCCGCGATGGCATGAGCGTGGCGCTGGTATCTGCCTGA
- a CDS encoding YHS domain-containing (seleno)protein yields the protein MNRRQTVIALAACATLFAIALPSVAHAEVSADQGPPFRTTSDASATNLMLMGYDPVAYFKVNDAVVGDPANQSDFMGVTWRFSSAENQAEFLRSPETYMPQFGGFCSNGINYAVPWGAGGGPNTWRIYRGKLYVFGGQSSRDQFEMETELNLQRAHQYWTSEIADSNPLVVRYKRLIFRVPHYKSDAALQAEWEAKRAAGSLPVMPGQPQVVPAAP from the coding sequence ATGAACCGCCGCCAAACTGTGATCGCCCTCGCCGCATGTGCAACGCTGTTCGCCATAGCCCTGCCTTCTGTTGCCCACGCCGAAGTCAGCGCTGACCAGGGGCCTCCATTTCGCACCACGAGTGATGCTTCGGCCACCAACCTGATGTTGATGGGATACGACCCTGTGGCCTATTTCAAGGTGAACGACGCGGTGGTCGGTGACCCCGCCAATCAGAGCGATTTCATGGGCGTCACCTGGCGCTTTTCCAGCGCCGAGAACCAGGCAGAATTCCTGCGCAGTCCGGAAACCTATATGCCGCAGTTCGGTGGTTTCTGCAGCAACGGCATCAACTACGCCGTTCCCTGGGGCGCAGGCGGGGGCCCCAACACCTGGCGCATCTACCGCGGCAAGCTCTATGTGTTCGGCGGGCAATCGTCACGCGACCAGTTTGAAATGGAAACCGAACTCAACCTGCAGCGCGCCCACCAATACTGGACCAGCGAAATCGCCGACAGCAACCCGCTGGTTGTTCGATACAAGCGCCTGATATTCCGCGTGCCGCACTACAAGAGCGACGCCGCCTTGCAAGCCGAATGGGAAGCGAAGCGCGCGGCGGGCAGCTTGCCGGTGATGCCGGGGCAACCCCAGGTGGTGCCGGCGGCGCCTTGA
- the sufC gene encoding Fe-S cluster assembly ATPase SufC: MTSSQPLLQVQDLRVDIGGRHVLKSISLDVPAGSLVVLMGANGSGKSTLGLTLAGHPRYQVVGGQARFGGQDLLALNPEERARAGLFVSFQAPPDIPGVKNNLFIRTALNAVREARGEAPLDAFDFLGDARATASRLGLPEAMLSRPVNDGFSGGERKRNELLQLALLKPKLALLDEIDSGMDVDGTRAVVELVQSMRADGTAFVVVSHYLQLIESLQPDAVLRLDQGCIAETGDLALARDISRTGFARAAEPMEA; the protein is encoded by the coding sequence ATGACCTCTTCCCAACCCCTGTTGCAAGTGCAAGATCTGCGTGTGGACATTGGCGGGCGCCACGTATTGAAATCGATTTCGCTCGATGTGCCGGCCGGTTCGCTGGTGGTGCTCATGGGGGCCAACGGCAGCGGCAAGAGCACGCTGGGCCTGACGCTCGCAGGCCATCCGCGCTACCAGGTGGTAGGCGGTCAGGCCCGTTTTGGCGGCCAGGACCTGCTGGCACTGAACCCGGAAGAACGCGCCCGCGCCGGCCTGTTTGTCTCGTTCCAGGCTCCACCCGACATTCCGGGCGTGAAAAACAACCTGTTCATACGGACGGCCCTCAACGCCGTGCGCGAAGCGCGCGGCGAGGCACCGCTGGATGCGTTTGATTTCCTTGGCGACGCCCGCGCCACGGCCAGCCGTCTGGGCCTGCCCGAGGCCATGCTGTCGCGCCCGGTCAACGACGGTTTCTCTGGCGGTGAGCGCAAGCGCAACGAGCTGCTGCAACTGGCCCTGCTGAAGCCCAAGCTGGCGTTGCTTGACGAAATCGATTCCGGCATGGACGTGGACGGCACCCGGGCCGTGGTGGAACTGGTTCAGTCCATGCGTGCTGATGGCACCGCTTTTGTGGTGGTGTCGCACTACCTGCAGCTGATCGAGTCTTTGCAGCCCGACGCGGTGCTGCGGCTCGATCAGGGCTGCATCGCAGAAACCGGTGACCTGGCGCTGGCGCGGGACATCTCGCGCACCGGCTTTGCTCGCGCCGCCGAACCAATGGAGGCCTGA